The genomic region ATGAGATTGCCCGCAAAGCGTTGAGCGAGGGCCGCATTCGTCCGTTGACGGACATCATGGACGAATTGAAGGCACAGTTTCCGGGCCAAATCGTAGGTGTCGAGCTTGAGGTCAAAAAAACAGGAGCTTTCGTTTATGAGTTCAAGATCCTGACGCCTCAGGGCAAGCTGAAAGAGGTCAACGTTGACGCGGCGACGGCAAAGATCCTGACGATTGAGGATGACGATTGATGCGCATTCTCATCGTCGAGGACGAACCCAAAATTGCAAAAAGCCTTGCAACGGCCTTGACCGCTGCGAACTACAGCGTCGATGCCGTTCACGACGGCGAGGATGCCTGGTTTCGTGGCGACACGGAGAATTACGACCTCGTGATATTGGATCTCGGCCTGCCAAAAATCGACGGGCTTTCCGTGCTCAAGCGCTGGCGCGCAGCGGGCCGAATGATGCCTGTTCTGGTTCTGACGGCGCGTGGTGCATGGATGGAGCGGGTCGAAGGCATTGATGCCGGCGCGGACGACTATCTCGTCAAACCATTCCAGATCGAGGAATTGATCGCCCGCGTTCGCGCGCTCATTCGCCGTTCGGTGGGGCAGGGGTCGGCGCTGCTAACGGCAGGCAAGCTTTCCGTCGATACCCGGCAGATGCGCGTTCTTATCGACGGTGCGTCGGTGGCGGTATCGCCGCTGGAATACCGGTTGATTTCCTACCTCATCCATCACAAGGGACGCGTCATTCCTCCGGCGGAACTGATCGAACATCTTTACGGCGACGACGACGCGCGAGATGCCAACGCGCTCGAAGCCGTGGTGACGCGATTGCGCAAAAAGCTCGGCCAGGATTTGATCGAGACCCGACGCGGCTTCGGTTACACCGTTATGGAAGTGCCGGCATGAGCGTGGGTTCGCTTCGCCTCAGATTGCTTGCTGCTGGCGTCCTGTCGATCTTGCTCGCGCTTGGCATTGCCGCTTTCGGTCTCACGGAATTGTTCAAGCGCCATGTTGAGCGCCGCGTCGATGCGGAGCTGACTGTTTACTTGAACCAGCTCGCAGCGGGGCTGACGCGCAAGCCGTCCGGCGAATTGGGGCTTGCGCATCGCCCGTCTGACCCACGGTTCGAAGAACCGCTGTCCGGGCTTTATTGGCAGATCGAAGGAGGATCGCCGGCGGACGATCTGCGATCGCGATCGTTGTGGGACACGGTTCTGTCGCTTCCGCCCGAAACCAATGTCGCCGATGTTTCTCGCAGGTACGAGATTGTTGGCCCACAGAACGCGCAACTTTACCTCCTTCAACGGTACATCGAGTTGCCCGATAATATCGGGGGCTCGAAAGTTCGGATCGCGGTTGCCGTGGACTCTCGGGAAGTCGGCCAATCGGTGCGAAGTTTTGCGTCTGAGCTCGCGCCGTTTCTGCTGATCATCGGTGCGCTACTGGTCGCGGCATCCTGGATACAGGTTAGTGTCGGTCTGCGTCCGCTGTCGACCATACGTGGCAGGCTTTCGAGCATTCGCTCGGGCAAACAACAGCGGCTTGGCGGTGCGTTTCCGAAAGAGGTGAGGCCGCTCGCCGAGGAAATCGACGCGCTGCTCGACGAGCGGGAGAAGGCGATCGAGAAAGCGCGGGGGCGCGCCGCAGACCTGGCGCATGGGCTCAAGACGCCGCTGCAGGTTCTGAATGGAGAAGTGACGCGGCTCGAAGAGAAAGGCGAGACGGGCATTGCGTCGGATATTTCCTATCTCGTCAATCTCATGCGCCGCCACATCGACCGCGAGATTGCGCGCGCACGCATTTCTTATGCCAACAGCAACGCTTCAACGAACGTCAGGACGTCAACCGAACAAATCATACGTGTCGTCGAGAAGACGCCACGCGGGCAGTCCTTGAGCTGGACGATTGATGCGCCGCCCGATCTGGAAGCGCGCATCGATGCCGTCGATCTGGCTGAGTCGCTCGGTAACTTGCTCGACAACGCGGCGCGCCACGCCAAGGAAAAGGTTTCCGTGAAGGCGCGCGCCGAAATGCAGAGTATCTCGATTTCCATTATCGACGACGGTCCGGGCATTGAAAAGGAACATCAGGCGGCGATGCTGATTCGCGGACAGAGACTCGATACGCACGTTGGCGGTGCCGGTCTCGGATTGGCGATCGTCACCGACATCGTCGAGGCATGGGGGGGAAGCCTGACGATCGAGAACGGCACGGTCGGCCTCATCGCTACGCTGCGTCTTCCTGCTGCGACGAACGATTCGGGCGCCTGAGGGGTTTCGGACTCCGCCGCTGCAAAGCTCGGCCAAAGAAATTCGCGCGGAGATTGCTTCAGCACGGCTGGACTCGCCCTCGGCCGGTGGACTGATCAGCAAAGTCACGCTGACTGGCTCTAGTCTTACAATTCTGTGGCTTTGATGCCGCAAAATCACTGCGAAGCATTGTGCTTCCTCGGCACACGAAAGATGCCGTGGAGGCTCATCCCATGCATACGAAAGACTTTGCGAGCGCGCTTCGGGCTTTCGCCGCGATTGCCGACTTTGATCGCTCATACGAACTGCATCGACTCGCAGCCGTACTGGATCGCGGTCGTGACGAGACCATCGCCGCTCGCGTCAAGCGCATGTCTCCATCCGAGCAGTATCCGGGGCGACTCAAGGAAACGCTCGACGCTATTGCCGCCGGACTTCACGCCAGCGGCGCCGTCAAGGCGAGTTCGTCCGTTCGCGAGCTGTTGAAAATCTTTACAGGTCGGCCCGGCGCTTCAGTCGACGATTTTTGTACGGCGATCTGCCTTCCGCCTGCGCCGCAAGGCGTGGGCGCGCGCCGCTTCAAAAGCCAAAATGCGGCGCTTGCAAACGATATCTGCTCGGAGCTTACGCCCTACATCGATGATGCCGACGTTTTCCGGACTCGTCTCGATGCGTTGATTGCAGCAAGGCCGGCAGGGATCGCGACCTGGACTCTCGTCGCCAATCGACTGGTCGGCAATAATCGGACGTACCGGGATCGCAAATCGGCGGTTAGGGCGATCTTGAATTACATCGAAGCGAGGTCTCTGATCGCGCCTCTGGCACGTGGGCTGGAACTGGCGGGTCCGCAATGAAGTCATCTGCAGGTCACGCCGGGTGGCGTTCTGACGAAATCGACGACCTATGAGCTTTGCTGCAATGGGTAACGCTCAAGATCAGATCTCCAAAGTCTCGCAAGTGACGCTCGCCTTCTGGATGATGAAAATCCTGGCGACGACGCTGGGCGAAACAGCTGGCGACTTCCTCTCGATGTCGCTTGATCTTGGCTATTATGTCGGCCTTGCCATTACCTTTGCGATCCTACTGGTGTTACTTTTTCTGCAAGTCAGAAGCGAAATCTACCGTCCTCTGCTTTTTTGGTTCACGATCATTGCCACGACGACGGCCGGCACTGAAATTTCTGACTTTATGGACCGCTCGCTCGACCTTGGATATCTCGCGGGCTCCGTTATGCTCGCGACAGCTTTAGTGTCGACGTTGGCAATTTGGCGCTTTCGCGAAGGTTCGCTTCGAGTCTACCCCATTCGCGGACGCGACGCCGAAATCATGTTCTGGGCCGCGGTCCTGTTCTCCAACAGTCTCGGCACGGCGTTCGGCGATTATCTCGTCGATGATGCGGGTCTCAGTTTCATCCAGGGCGCGCTGGTGACGGCCGGTATTATCGGAGTTGTCGCCCTCCTTCATTATTTCTCTCGTATCAACGATGTCATCCTGTTCTGGATCGCCTTCGTTTTTACGCGTCCCTTCGGCGCGACATTCGGTGATTTCTTGACGAAACCCGTCGGCAACGGCGGCTTGAGCTTGCCGCGTGGGCAGGCATCGCTGGTGACGTTGGGACTGCTGCTGGCCATTCTTTATCTGTCTCTCGACCGACGCCGGCCGCACGTTTCGAAGCGCGGGTGAACGGTCGCCTTTTACTTACAGTTCTGAGACGTTCCGGCCGTAAAGGCTGCATGGAGTTTTGCCCAATGTGTACTCGCGAATAGGGGGGAGTATTCAGATTGCCGTTGGACAATGCAGAGGTGTGGAAGTCAAATCAGGCGTCCGCTTCGGATGTGGCATGTGCGCCGGCCAAAGCGATGCTTTTCGGCGCCGTTGCGTTCGGCATCTGCTTGATGATTTTCTATCTTGCGTATCCGCGCTTCGATCTCTCGGTGAGCCGAGCCCTTTACGTGCAGCCCCATCGCTTCATCGGCAGCGAATCCCTGTTCTTTGGCAGTCTTCGTAACGGATTTTCGACGTTGTTTTGCGCCGTCTGCGTGCTCGCCGGTGTCGGCTGCGTCGTCTCGCTGATCAGCATGCGCAAACGCTGGCTCGGTCTTTCCGCCAGTCAATGGCTATACCTTGCGGTATGCCTTTTGGTAGGGCCGCTTACGATCGCGAACCTCGGCTTCAAGGATCATTGGGGGCGGCCGCGACCTAATCATGTCATGGAATTCGGCGGATCGAAGATCTATGCGCCGCCCCTGAAACCATCGGATCAATGTAGCCGGAACTGCTCGTTCTTTTCAGGCGAGGCCTCGTCGATCTACATCATTTGCTTTGCCGCCGCTTTTCTGTTTCCCGCCGATGCTGCATTTTGGACGCTGAGCGGCATCGTTCTGGGAACGCTCGCGGGGTTCGTGCGCATGGCCGAGGGCGGACATTTCCTGTCCGACGTCGCGTTTGCCGGCGTATTCATGGCGCTAACGGCATCGGCCATTCATATGTTGTTTGCAGTTGTCGGCGGTCGATACTCAGACTGAAGAAGAAAACCATATCTCGACCAGCAAGCCGGGTTCATTGTCGGCGAGCGTAATGCGCGCTCCGTGCAAGTCGGCAATCGCCGCCACGAGGCTAAGGCCCAATCCATTGCCTGCCGTGGTCCGGCTCTTTTCCAGCCGATACAATCTGCGAAAGACGTTTTCGCGCTCTTCAGCGGGAATTCCTGGCCCAGTATCGCGAATGCGCACGACGGGACAGTCGCCGACCTTCGTGACTTCGACGCTGATGTCAGCTGGCTCCTGGCAATGGACGATTGCGTTCTCTATGAGATTGAGGAAGAGCTGGTTCAGAAGGCGGTGGTCGGCGTGCACGATAAAAGATCCCTCCGCCGCGATGAGAGGATGCAGGCGGTGACCTCGCTCCTCCGCGACCGCCTCCAACGCATCGACGATGTTGGTTAGCATGGGTTTGAGATCGACATCGGCAAATCTGTTTTTGCGGGCACCGGCTTCGATCTCCGAAATGCGCATTAGGGCATCGAAGGTTTCAGCAATGTTGTCGATCTCTGCGATCGAAGCGTCGGCCGCTTCCCGATAGGCCTCGATGCTATCGCCGCCTGAGCGCACGTGCTCCAGCCTTTGGCGCATACGGCTGATCGGCGTGCGCAAATCGTGCGCGATATCGACGGAGAGTTGGCGCAAATTTTCGAAGAGACGTTGCAGGCGGTCGAGGGCGGCGTTGATGAGCGCCGCAACGTGATCGATGTCATCCGACGCGGATACTCGCGGCACTCTGCGGTCAAGCGCACCGCTTGCCACGGCATTCAAGGCTTCCTCCATTTGCCCGATGCGTCGTTGCGCCCGGCTGCCGAGGAACCAGCCTCCGATAATCGCGCAGATCACCGACAGCCCGATGCCCCACATCAGGCCGTTGAGTTGCAGTCTCTGCGCATCGCGGATGTCGCCATTGCCGTCGCCAACAAACAGATAACCGCCGTTGATCGTCGTCCATCGCCCAATCACCGCATCGCTCGCCCTGTGAGGAGACCAGTCGCCGAGAAGATTCAAGTCCCTCCAAGGAATGGTCCGCCAGCCCTCGAACCGTTCGAGAGACGCTACGTTACCAGCGATGCGTTTTCCCGAGCTGTCCGTCAGGAGATAAATGTCTTCATCAGACTTCGCGACACGGGCATGGCTTTCGATCATCGCCGCGAGCTCTTGAAAGCCGTCGCTTTCTTTCCCTTGGACGTCGATCAGCGTTTTACGAACCTCGTCGATGTGCGCACGCAGATGCGCCGTCAATTGCGTGCTGAGGGAATAATAGAGCGCGGAGAAAATTACCGAGTTGACCAACGTAATGATCACAACGACCAGGGCGGCCAACCGAAAGGCGGTGCCGCGGGTTAGCCTATGCCGCATCAATGATGTATCCCAATCCTCTCACTGTACGGATCAAAGGCGGATCTCCGGGGCGTTCGATCTTCAATCGAAGCCGACTAACATTGGTCTGGACGATAGAAGTCTTCGTGTCGCGTTCCAATCCCCACATCTCTTCCAGCAGCATGGATCGCGTGACGACGCGCCCGCGATTGCGAAGGAAAATTTCGAGCAGCTTGAACTCGCGCGGTTGCAAATGAATCTCGTCGTTTCCTCGGCGGATTTGCCGCCGGATGAGGTTCACTTCCAAGGTGCCGATCCGGAAGGTGGCGTCCTGCTTGGGACCGGGGGGACGGCGGCCCAAGGCTGTAATGCGCGCAAGCAGCTCGCCGAGAGCGAAAGGCTTCACAAGGTAGTCATCAGCGCCGCTTTCCAAGCCTTCGATGCGATCCTCGATGCCTCCCACTGCGGTGAGCAGAATGATGCCGGACAGCACGTCGGCGCGCCGAAGGCTTTGCACGAGGTGCAGTCCATCGAGGCCCGGCAACATCCTGTCGATGACAAGAACATCGAAGGTTTCAACCATCGCCGCCTTGAGTCCCTCGGCGCCGTTGGTGGCAACTACGACGTCGTGTCCTTGGCCGATCAGGCTCTCACGTACGATCCTCACTGTTTCCTGATCGTCTTCGACGAGAAGTATGCGCATTAGATCGACGTCGTTGTTATCATCATAGCCACGAGCACCCCAAACCCTGGACCTCTGAGGGCAGCGTGACGCAATTGCGGTAGGAAAGTCACGATTTTGTATGCTTTCGGGGAAAGGCCCCCAACAGGGCGCCGCTTGCTGTCGTTTTTCGCCCAGAAATTCTAGCGGCCATCGCAGTCACGCTTGATTTACCGAGCGATTTCCCAACGGATGTCGAGCCCAGCGCCTGCATTAGCTTGATGCGAGGCGTCAATTAACACCAAGGACCGATATGGTTTTCCAGGAGGCGGAGAACGATCAGCGTAACGCCTTTTTATGTGATATGCGATGGTATTGGGCTCGTTAGGCATTCAGCACTGAGATGATTTTGACGGGACAAAATCATGAACCAGTTCATGCGTCTAACGGCCGTTCCCAGTCTGCATCTATACGCCTTGAGTCACTTGCCGCCTATGGGCCGGTGTCACCAGCATCAAGAGAACGCCAGCAATCAGGATGAGAATGCTGGCGAATTGGAATGTGGCGCTAAACGGAATGTCCTGCTCTTTCAGCCAGCCCCCCACGTAAGTCATGACACCGCCGGCAGTCGTGCCAACAAAATTGAGTAGGCCGTAGGCCATCGCCCGGCAACGCGGGTCCACGACCGTGCAGGTCGCGGGCATCAGATTGGCGTCCAGAAAACCTTGGGACATGCCCGTAATCAGCACGCATGCGAGAATGACGGGGATGGACTGCGCAGCTCCGAGCGCGAAGAGGAAAGGTGAGGCGATCAAGAAGCCGAACGCAGGGACAAGAGCCCGCGCCCGCAAATTCCGCGCCGCCCACCAATCCGAGAGACTGCTCGCAATTAGCATCCCGGTGAATGCCGCGCCGTTGAAGGTCATTGGCCCGTAAACGGGCGCCAATGCCGAACTCACGCCCAGTTCAACGCGAAAGAACTCGGTCAGCCAATTGCGAACGGGCCAATAAGCGGCGCCGTTGAGCAGGTTCATCAAGAGCAGCAGGCGAAACCCTTGAGCCGACAGGAGGAACCAAAGTGAAGCTCCTTCGGGAAACGAAGGAGCTGCATCTTCTGGAGAGTGGGGATAGGCGTCTTCCGTCTTCTGCGGAAACAGGATCAAAAGGACGAGGGCATAAGCGACGCCGAGCGCTCCCATCGCAAGAAAAACGGTGCGCCAGCCGAAAATTTCGGCCGTGACTCCACCAAGGCCGCCGAGAATAGAGCCCACATAGACGCCGCTGAGATGCAATCCGGTGGCGCGGCTGCGTGTCGGCCCCCGGTGGAATTCGACGATGAGCGAAACGGCGGCTGGCATGTAGAAGGCTTCGCTGATGCCGAGCGTTGCTCTTGTCAGGAGCATTCCTTCGAATGAGGTGACGACGCCACTTAGAAACGTCGCCGCCGACCAGATGAGGAGGCTGGCCATCACGATGGGTCGCTTCCCCACGCGGTCGGCAACATATCCGGCAATTGGCGAACAGATGCCGTAGATCCATAAAAACATGGAAGACAGCAGACCGAATTTCTCATCGCCGATTTTGAGGTCAGCTTTGATCATTCCAGGCATCGCGACGACAAGCTGCCGGTCTAGATAATTCAGCAGACAGACGACCCACAGCAAGCCGACAATTGTCCACGCCGCTTGGCTCGTCCGA from Hyphomicrobium sp. MC1 harbors:
- a CDS encoding response regulator transcription factor, with the translated sequence MRILIVEDEPKIAKSLATALTAANYSVDAVHDGEDAWFRGDTENYDLVILDLGLPKIDGLSVLKRWRAAGRMMPVLVLTARGAWMERVEGIDAGADDYLVKPFQIEELIARVRALIRRSVGQGSALLTAGKLSVDTRQMRVLIDGASVAVSPLEYRLISYLIHHKGRVIPPAELIEHLYGDDDARDANALEAVVTRLRKKLGQDLIETRRGFGYTVMEVPA
- a CDS encoding HAMP domain-containing sensor histidine kinase, which encodes MSVGSLRLRLLAAGVLSILLALGIAAFGLTELFKRHVERRVDAELTVYLNQLAAGLTRKPSGELGLAHRPSDPRFEEPLSGLYWQIEGGSPADDLRSRSLWDTVLSLPPETNVADVSRRYEIVGPQNAQLYLLQRYIELPDNIGGSKVRIAVAVDSREVGQSVRSFASELAPFLLIIGALLVAASWIQVSVGLRPLSTIRGRLSSIRSGKQQRLGGAFPKEVRPLAEEIDALLDEREKAIEKARGRAADLAHGLKTPLQVLNGEVTRLEEKGETGIASDISYLVNLMRRHIDREIARARISYANSNASTNVRTSTEQIIRVVEKTPRGQSLSWTIDAPPDLEARIDAVDLAESLGNLLDNAARHAKEKVSVKARAEMQSISISIIDDGPGIEKEHQAAMLIRGQRLDTHVGGAGLGLAIVTDIVEAWGGSLTIENGTVGLIATLRLPAATNDSGA
- a CDS encoding MFS transporter, whose protein sequence is MTLRTSQAAWTIVGLLWVVCLLNYLDRQLVVAMPGMIKADLKIGDEKFGLLSSMFLWIYGICSPIAGYVADRVGKRPIVMASLLIWSAATFLSGVVTSFEGMLLTRATLGISEAFYMPAAVSLIVEFHRGPTRSRATGLHLSGVYVGSILGGLGGVTAEIFGWRTVFLAMGALGVAYALVLLILFPQKTEDAYPHSPEDAAPSFPEGASLWFLLSAQGFRLLLLMNLLNGAAYWPVRNWLTEFFRVELGVSSALAPVYGPMTFNGAAFTGMLIASSLSDWWAARNLRARALVPAFGFLIASPFLFALGAAQSIPVILACVLITGMSQGFLDANLMPATCTVVDPRCRAMAYGLLNFVGTTAGGVMTYVGGWLKEQDIPFSATFQFASILILIAGVLLMLVTPAHRRQVTQGV
- a CDS encoding PepSY domain-containing protein, giving the protein MKRLIVLSLTALTLLSAGTLTAIADDDDERDHEIARKALSEGRIRPLTDIMDELKAQFPGQIVGVELEVKKTGAFVYEFKILTPQGKLKEVNVDAATAKILTIEDDD
- a CDS encoding HAMP domain-containing sensor histidine kinase, with the translated sequence MRHRLTRGTAFRLAALVVVIITLVNSVIFSALYYSLSTQLTAHLRAHIDEVRKTLIDVQGKESDGFQELAAMIESHARVAKSDEDIYLLTDSSGKRIAGNVASLERFEGWRTIPWRDLNLLGDWSPHRASDAVIGRWTTINGGYLFVGDGNGDIRDAQRLQLNGLMWGIGLSVICAIIGGWFLGSRAQRRIGQMEEALNAVASGALDRRVPRVSASDDIDHVAALINAALDRLQRLFENLRQLSVDIAHDLRTPISRMRQRLEHVRSGGDSIEAYREAADASIAEIDNIAETFDALMRISEIEAGARKNRFADVDLKPMLTNIVDALEAVAEERGHRLHPLIAAEGSFIVHADHRLLNQLFLNLIENAIVHCQEPADISVEVTKVGDCPVVRIRDTGPGIPAEERENVFRRLYRLEKSRTTAGNGLGLSLVAAIADLHGARITLADNEPGLLVEIWFSSSV
- a CDS encoding membrane protein produces the protein MSFAAMGNAQDQISKVSQVTLAFWMMKILATTLGETAGDFLSMSLDLGYYVGLAITFAILLVLLFLQVRSEIYRPLLFWFTIIATTTAGTEISDFMDRSLDLGYLAGSVMLATALVSTLAIWRFREGSLRVYPIRGRDAEIMFWAAVLFSNSLGTAFGDYLVDDAGLSFIQGALVTAGIIGVVALLHYFSRINDVILFWIAFVFTRPFGATFGDFLTKPVGNGGLSLPRGQASLVTLGLLLAILYLSLDRRRPHVSKRG
- a CDS encoding response regulator transcription factor, whose product is MRILLVEDDQETVRIVRESLIGQGHDVVVATNGAEGLKAAMVETFDVLVIDRMLPGLDGLHLVQSLRRADVLSGIILLTAVGGIEDRIEGLESGADDYLVKPFALGELLARITALGRRPPGPKQDATFRIGTLEVNLIRRQIRRGNDEIHLQPREFKLLEIFLRNRGRVVTRSMLLEEMWGLERDTKTSIVQTNVSRLRLKIERPGDPPLIRTVRGLGYIIDAA
- a CDS encoding phosphatase PAP2 family protein, with protein sequence MPLDNAEVWKSNQASASDVACAPAKAMLFGAVAFGICLMIFYLAYPRFDLSVSRALYVQPHRFIGSESLFFGSLRNGFSTLFCAVCVLAGVGCVVSLISMRKRWLGLSASQWLYLAVCLLVGPLTIANLGFKDHWGRPRPNHVMEFGGSKIYAPPLKPSDQCSRNCSFFSGEASSIYIICFAAAFLFPADAAFWTLSGIVLGTLAGFVRMAEGGHFLSDVAFAGVFMALTASAIHMLFAVVGGRYSD